atgaaaattcaactatttggttaaaaattcatctcttttaaatgaaagttcaactatttgtcgataattcaacttttcatactgataattcaatttaattatacaatattcgtctttttggcttgaaaaataaactattttgttgaaactgcaactgtttttggtcgaggtttaatctcttttatttgaaaattctactattttgttcaaaagtaatcttttttgctaaaaaaatttaacagtattattaaacattcgtctttttggatagaaaaatcgttcttatagatagaaaattcatcttttttatttaaaaatgaactttttttggaaaattcgactgtcttctagaaaattggtcattttgcTTGTAAATTGGACCAtctggttaaaaatagaattttgtttttgaaaattcatctcttttatttattggaaaatttagcCTTTCAGGTTGATCAATTAactgtattttataaaattaactttttgggcttgaaaattcaactatttggttgaagtttaggatcttttttcatttgaaaattcggccatttgattaaaaattcgtctttttaggtttaaaattcaaataattggctCAAACTTCAAAGAGTTTGTTAAAGTCAcgtcttttttgaatgaaatttctcaactacttggttgtaaatgtaagtattcagtttaaaataatttttgaaatttaactattagattgaaaattatcctttcgggtgtaaaagtcaactattttctacaccattcaactttttaatttgaaaactctacgcttttcttataaattcgtcttttggttgtaaattcgtctcttttggtttaaagtttaattattttaataaaattgcaatataattcGATTGGtaatattaggaatttaaagcgttacATAATTCAATGTTGTAtctgtattaattttatttaaaacaatttattcctCTATTGTCGTGAAAACTCATCCTACTTCCCCTGTTTCGGGAGGATTTTGAGCTATGAAgtatgaatgattaaaaaattaatacttttttgttcAAGTTATATAGTCTCGAATTTAAAACTTCTTTgagtaattttcagttaaaaattttcaaactgaatgtTCCTGAAgtcaaaattaatgtcaaatatgaaattcctttatttgaaaataatccaagTTGACAAGTTCGACAGTTCAGAAATAATGATTTAAGCCcagatttagaatctttcaagCTGAATGActattgttcaaaaatgttttattttgatcatgtaaagtgtatttaaaaattaatgagaattaTGTGTTTTATATTAGTaaacaaataatgtaaatatttcagtCGTTGAGTGTCCGATACTACTTTATttcattaagtttaaaaatctaatgaaaacttttgtagatttttttctaaatttataccactttctttgtaattttatgCGACTAATGCGACTTTTTTATGGCCTtctaatatcgccgcaaaaaatcaagaccccccactttagaaggcaatatctccacagaaaaaaatgtgaggcggttcgaataagaaccacacgaatcagctaagttttctgaataaaatggtgtttctgtaatttgcgtaaaaaaatttcgttccgagctaatttgcaaaatacaagtaaaaatgctgtcgcgaggcccattgttgagacacgttgACTCTCACATGAtcccagagctaagaatatgttggaaaatatttgaaatattctggaGTATCCTACAACATGTttagaatccagtagagaccttaaaatttaaaaatattttaaaatgtcagttttgaaaagatttttgtaccctgattcctatttcgaccacaaaactgaataaaaattataatttcgcgattaaagtcgctcagaataattcggagtttaatgaggcgaggcgcgtggcaCAGCAGTAGAAAAAAGCGTAGAAAAAAGGGTCCGTCATATTTCCCAGCGGCAGGCAGCCGTTTTCTtcagattttcccacagctgctgctcgctcagcagggccgtctcaaTGCTTTGAGGTGGGCTTCGCCCTTCTCTCCtgatgtaaaatttttataatataatacagtatcaagctgttaattcgctactgaaatgcgtgaaagatttgtttatatGAGCAATTTCATGtgcgtatttttttgaaattattcgtaATAAGATAATGTTGCACCATATGTagtgtaatacaaatatttttccatttagccGAAAAAAAAGTGTGGACTTTCTTGGAAACTGAAAATAGAGGACTTCACACTTTAAACCCTATCCCcttgttttaccattttttaaaaatatttcctctttATCTcgccatttttaagaaatttgtactcTTTTCCTTATTGTTTCGCCtaaatgcgaattgaattaataCAGAAACcagtatgaaaataaaattatttttgttttgcttgtttgaaaagtctactattatactttttcttaacatttataccctttgttcaaaaatgttactatttaaaaaaaaaattgataatatttttaaaaacttaaccgctttgttaatatcttttttcgtcgaaaacgAACTGTTGTGGATGGGAAATTGGTCCTTTTGGAATCATGTGAAGAACTTAAGCcattgttagtaatttttatgaaaattgtagtatttgttctcgtaggtgttgaaagaaaaaccctaacatcatttttgaataattcccagaAATTAGAGGAcacacaaaattgaaaaatttggtcttttttctttgaactctcataacttttgtgattttaataccTAAGACTCCGAATTATTCTGAGCaactttaatcgcgaaattataatttttattcagttttgtggttGAAACaggaatcagggtacattactacacaatttaagccattaaacagcgcgatagctccattaaatccctaaataaaaacattcaacaaaaatccttgcaaaactgacatttttaaatattttttaaattttaaggtctctactggaGGTTCTTCTTCGAACCTCCTCACattttttctgcggagttattgccttctaaagtgggggggggggtcttgtttttttgcggcgatattactCGATCCGAGTCCTGCGTCAAAAATACTTACTGATTTTATTGCCCTTCAGCCACCTTCCAATGAATTCGTTCAATCTTGAAAATCGTTCAGCAATGTGAAAAGTGGAAAGGGCATACTGGACTTCAAAAATAGTAATTACAAAGTACATGAAATAAAGTGGTAAGTAGTTAATTGGACCCTTGTCAGgtttaaactgcattttcttTTTGGCTTTCGACGACATCCACGTTAAATAGTCAAGcacagaaattattattaaatacaatAGTGGACAAGTGATCAAAGCTATAGCGATTCTTTACAGTTTCTTGGTCGCTAGGGTACCAACTTTTTCATCTACCTGGACACAATTCAGTTTTATTATCGTACCTTAAAAGTGTACTTTTGGATTTTATTTTCGATATTTGTTTTTAAGtgataattatgtaattaaaaatacctCTGTCAGTATGTTCAACGTGTTTTGGAGATATTTCCATCGAAAAGGAGAACTGAAAATAGCAGAAGTTACGACACAAACAACTGCCATTACATCGCTGCAGTTTACGGTTAATGCAGTTGGCGATGATAATCTGGTACTATTTTTCCAGCCATCTCGCAAATCTCGCCACAAACCCCATATCTGAGAGACTATGAAAGCTACTCCTATGAAATAACTATTGgaagaaagagatttttttatatggaccgaatttattttaaacacgATTTTAAGACAAGTTGGCAGACTAACTTCAAATATCAGAATTACCTATcgataaaatatcaattaaaataaaatcatttgagtaagtttaagtcTATTGAATTTTGGACAGCCTACTGATTCTAATGCCTTGAAAGTATTAGTCTTCAATATGAATGTTTGCAAAAACATAgcagtataaaaattaaattttcaattttaaaactttcaacaataaataattgtatattggAACGCGATTATAATGaacaattctaaaataaatattcaagtttgaaaatttatcaattatctGGACTGGAATCGGAACCCCTTGGACTTTTAGGGAAACGTCCTAaacatcagtttttaaaaatatcttgtttcGCCTGTATATTGCGTTGTTATGGGGAAACCACCCTGCAGTAGataagaaaaaattccaaaaataaagaaaaaaatagttttcaaataaagcttaaatattcaatttaaatattacatgaattctcaattctcgattattataatttatcattagtaTACTCGTACATAGAATTAACATCAGTTCATTTAGTCAATAATGCTGTTTGAAAGAAACTGTTTGAAAAGGACGTGTAATGTATAAATATGCGACAGAATAGTTTTATTCAGGAAAAAAGAATGAATAATGAAGAGGCGAAATTTTTGTCaggttaattaacatttttccaattcatattttgttttgaacccacaaagatgccaaaaaatgctaatttgaagaattataattaaattgtggtcattttcaaaatttcaaatttaagttgtttaaatattaataaatatgccATCCTGAGCTCTCAGATaataaaatctttactttttaaattaaaatgttaacaaatactATTTCGATTTAAATGACGAAAGTTTCGCAATGAAAACACAACAATTTGGACACTTtcatattttgattcaaaaagcaTTCAATTGTAATAGATtgaagttatttcatttttaaacgtataagtaatttcaaagtgttctttgaaatttgaatccataattcaaaattattcgaaacttcaagtttttttttaatattaacaaacaATGCATATTTATTCTTTACCTATAAACAACTATTGTTTTATGTAAGGTTCCAGTATAAAGTCCGCCTCCAACTAATTTCATTTTGACCGGAAAAAGACCACAAATTTGACTAATATGATATAGTGGAAAAAGAGCTTGGTAAAGATCGGATTTCAGTGATTCAGTCGCCAAATTCGGATTCTTATTGGCACttttattcttgaaatctttcgttACTGTGTTATTttctgaaaagtattaaaattccttcaaaaattaatttttataatcggTGAAATTGAAACCTTCCAATAGAAATTTTCAGTTGGCCTTCGCGAGGGCTCATTTAGTTAGTCCCACGAATAGTCGTGCATGCTTTTGCATAGttttcgattcaacctctcatagaATTATCATCTGTCTATTGAAAAGCTTGATGTTTCATCCGCACATAGTGAGATGAATAGAGAGATTGATTCCTCTTTGGAAAACTAAATTTACCATCTCATTTGAAAAATATCGTGTGACAACGAATAACGTCACTTTCCAGAGGGGCGTCTTTCAGAGCGAAACCACGAACCATCTGATTTTTTACATCACACTTATGCCTCTATCTCTCGCACTacgaaattcttctggatacctctGTGTGGCGAAACTAATGATCACGAGCATAAGGTTacttatgtattttatatggataaggtctatgcttctggtaaaagcAAACTTCTGAGTGCTCCTGGTAATTAGCgtcgaatagagaaaaattaatattttcagatttcagcgtaaaagtgaagattattctattattttgaatgcgcgatttttccatctgccaaaaatatcattataagaataggatatttcagaaactaatttatttctgttTCCACAGCGACCGCCGTATAGGTTCCTATTCCCAAAAAGAGAACgtcttttcaatatatttaattccttgtaatggtaacctcacagagatgtcttctatttccCAAAAGTTTTCATATCCTGcgattatttaattccttgtaataagttcacaaaatatgtataataaattgttttaattccttcatgtggaatataagttttgaaaatttaattctaatcagttcaagtccgcctctctagagttaaaattattttaattcacacatttaaaaagatttctttgctgcattttttaagacgttcgaataaattataaaaatataaatacatataaatttgaatatttttcgaattcataagttataaaaagatttaataatgaaaaataggttgaataaatgctttctttaaattttactaagtcgattaagaggaataggatttgaacTTTTTCTgctcccgttgggggatttttagacggagggaaaatcgcgtattcataggaatacaaattattaatttttccgaattcaacgcttattacctgAGCTTGCTGATACAAGTGTTATCAGACATCTTGGACAATGTAGAGACCTATCCATATCTAGGTGTGcttcaaagccgcattcaggaagtAATATCAGTGAAGGAATCTCTCAGAAACTGATTCAAGCATCCCCATCGAtagatttggtcttcaaatctgtcAGCGTTGAACTATAAGTATCTACGACTAACATGCTTGTCATCCCGGTTCTACTCTAATCTTTGGGAtggttcaatggacgaagaacgagcttatgGCCTTTGATATCGCCTCACGTAAGATCATGTACCtatatgcataagagcttgcatataATTCGTCTGTTCCGCCATTATACATCTCGCGCCGTCAAGGCCAACGCGGACTCCTGAATCCCCATTGCCTTCATAACCGAATTGTTCTAAGTGTAACTTACATCGTTGTAAATGGCAgagatcctctcctaaaaatgTTTAGGAACCACGAGATGATAAACAAAGGAGCGTTCCTGTACAAAACCGCGGAGCAGGTGACCGAAACCCTTGgcgtaaattttgaaatcaaaaagtgagcaatgtgcattactccatctagatgATTCACTTCTAAGAgccgaagtaaagaaagcagaggttgAAAAATTCCGCTAACAGCTACATGACAAGAAAATCCACGAAAACTTGCACAGAAATGTCGAAAAATAGTCCTTGGCAAAAGAGCAAATTTTTGCTCTTCTCAAATCATCAAGGCTTAATTGAAGtatagagggtttcattttccCATGCTAGGGCAGTATCATTTCCACCTTCGTATACTGTAGCcgcattttatttaaagaagttCCTAGCGATAGGTGCAGATCGTGTCATACACATGCTGAGCACCTAGAACACAAATACTATCTGGATGTCCCACCCCCGCAGAAACGACGTATTTCTACAGACataatgcggccctaagagtGCTTTTTTACCATCTTTATCGCTCTTACGGTGTTGGACGCGATCCTGCCCTGCCGAACGCTCCGAGTAAGATTGTGTCAATTGTAcaaaacgagaagtgccaaattttctggtactACAATTTTCGGACATCAGTCTCCGTTTCACACTCGTGGCCTTATATCGTTCTCCATGACTTCGAgcaacgaactatattcgtgatagAATTCTTAGCTCCGGCCGACTGCAACATCACTGCCAAGGAGAAGAAAAAGGAGGAGAGGTATTATAAGACCTTAAAAGGGAGCTACAacg
The sequence above is drawn from the Belonocnema kinseyi isolate 2016_QV_RU_SX_M_011 chromosome 7, B_treatae_v1, whole genome shotgun sequence genome and encodes:
- the LOC117176609 gene encoding LOW QUALITY PROTEIN: gustatory receptor for sugar taste 43a-like (The sequence of the model RefSeq protein was modified relative to this genomic sequence to represent the inferred CDS: inserted 1 base in 1 codon; substituted 1 base at 1 genomic stop codon); the protein is MAEQTNYMQALMHIENNTVTKDFKNKSANKNPNLATESLKSDLYQALFPLYHISQICGLFPVKMKLVGGGLYTGTLHKTIVVYSYFIGVAFIVSQIWGLWRDLRDGWKNSTRLSSPTALTVNCSDVMAVVCVVTSAIFSSPFRWKYLQNTLNILTEVDEKVGTLATKKLXRIAIALITCPLLYLIIISVLDYLTWMSSKAKKKMQFKPDKGPINYLPLYFMYFVITIFEVQYALSTFHIAERFSRLNEFIGRWLKGNKIITNSKHRKQLASVIASDVAYVRSRINKSFVWNTSGNDHASLAESISVLMTLHGSLCDTTKLINSAFGVPVLVGILGCLLHLIITPYFLYTEIKQEDYSWKQLVVQSLWVVFHIIRLLIIVQPCYMATMRSKETASLVSQLLTLKWDTSVRKQLEIFSLQLLHRPIXFSACGLFSLDRSLVTSIAGAVTTYLVILVQFQNENDCSQGAKDLKNATDIIFKNSSLVKLPRSN